CGAGCGCCCGTAGCAATCCCTCAAAATCCCGTCGGGATCCAGCAGGAACGTCAGCACCGAGTGATCCACCACGTAATCCCCGTCGGCATCGCGGGGCCCGGCGCTCACGTACACCCGGAATTTGGCCGCGGCCTCCCGCAGCTGCTCGGGGGTCCCGGTGAGCCCCAGCAGGCGCGGGTGGAAATCCCGCAGGTACCGAGCCAGCGCCGCCTCATCGTCCCGCTCGGGATCCACCGTGACAAACACCGGCTGCACCGGCGGCAGCGCCCGGTCccgctccagcagctccacggcTCGGCtcagcttctgcagctcctcGGGACACACGTCGGGGCAGTGCGTGAAGCCGAAGTAGAGCAGCACCCAGCGGCCCAGCAGATCCGCCTTGCGCCGCGGTGTCCCCGACGTGTCGCGCAGCTCGAAGTCGCCTTGCCCGAGGGACAGCTCGCGAAGGTGGCGCAGGCGGCGGgcgcgctgctgctgctccttctggtGCCGCAGGTAGAGCCAGCCCGCGCTCGCCACGGCGGCCACGGCGCTCGCCACGGCCAGGCGGTGCCGCAGAGGGAGCGCCGGGGAGGGCGGCGAGGACAGGCGGCGGCTGGGGGGgcgcagggctgggcacagctgggggagggggcgCAGGGAGCGCAGCATGgctgggaggtggggagggggacagcGTCAGGGGGGCTGATCATGTGTGTGCCACCCCGAGTGTCGCCTGAGCTCCCATCCTGCCCTTACTGATGGCCTTggaccccaaaccctgtcccTAAATGGCCTCTCATCTCACCgtgtgtcctgctgctcttgGACCCCCCACTCTGATCCTCAAATGTCCCCTGACCCCcaccctgtgtcctgctgctcttggacctccagccctgtcccctgaccCCTCATCCTGCCCCTACTGACGCCCTTGGACCCCCAACCATGCCCCCAAatgctccctgtcccccccccgTGTCCTGTTGCTCTCGGACCCCCCACTCTGTCCCCCAACCCCTCATCCCTTGATGCAACCCCCTCCCACTGCCTTTGGACTCCCTTTTCTGTCCCCCAAATGCCCTGACcccacccctcctgctgctctcgGACCCCCATTCTTCACCCCAAATACCCCCTGATCCCCcaccctgtgtcctgctgctcttggacctccagccctgtcccctgaccCCTCATCCCACCCCTCCTGATGCCCTTGGACCCCCAACCCTGTCCCTAAATGCCCTCTCATCCCACCccgtgtcctgctgctctgggactcCCAGACCCTcaccccaaatgtcccctgcctccccacccCGTGTCCTGCTGCTCTCGGACCCCCAGacttcaccccaaattcccgcTGACCGCCCTCTGGACCCCCATCCCTGACTCCCACCCTGTCCCCGCTATTCCTGGACCCCCCTTAaacaccccctgccccccatcaccccctcccctcccgccGTGTTCATTACCCGCTGACCTTTAACCTTTGCCCTGTGACCCCGCGCCCCGTCCGCCGCCGCTCACCCGGAGCGCGCGCGCGCCCCCGCTACCGGAACCGGAAATACAcagagggggcggggccagagGAAGGGGTGGGGTCACGGCGATGAGGGGGCGTGGTTTGTAAATAGCGCGGCCTGATTGTCAAAAGCGAGGGGCGTGGCCAAAAGCGTGGGGCGTGGCCAAAAGCGCGAGGCGTGGCCAAAAGAGTGGGGCGTGGCCAAAGACATGGGGCGTGGTCAATGTGACTGGAGTGGTCATTGTGAGGGGCGTGGTCAACGTGAGGGGCGTGGTCAATGTGAGTGGCGTGGCCAGTGTGAGGGGCGTGGTCAATGTGAGGGGCGTGGTCAATGTGAGGGGCGTGGTCAATGTGAGGGGagtggcgccccccccccccccccaccactAGGTGGCGCCACCACCCCGCTCCGCACCCCTCAGAATTGAGGGGGGGGGGGCTTTGACTCGCGACATGGCCCCGATATCGCGACCGTCGCGGTTTATTGTGAGTCCCGCACGGATCCCGAGGGCAGGATGGTCTCGGCCACCAGCGGCGGGAGGTCCCGGGGGGGCTCCGGAGCGAGGCACAGAGCGTCCTGCAGCTCCCGCCGGGCCTGCGCGCTGAGGGTCCCCTCATGGTGCAGCCGCAGCCAGGGCTGGCCTGAGGGACAGGGGCACGGAGGGGTCATCGGGGGACACACGGGGGTCCCGGGGGACACACGGGGGTCCCGGGGTGCCCTCACCTGCCCGCAGGTGCTGCCCGGTGCCCACCAGCAGCTCGGCCCCCACACGGAGGTTCACGGGGTCCCCGGCCCGAGCCCGGCCCGCGCCCAAGTGATGCAGGACCCGCGCCAGGGGCAGCGCCCGCACCTGCTgcacccagcctggggacagggacatggacatgggacagggacagtgccagaaactgctgcacccagcctggggacagggacagggacatgggacagggacagtgccagaacctgctgcacccagcctggggacagggacagggacatgggacagggacatgggagggacagggacagtgcccgCACCTGCTGCACCCagcctgggggacagggacagggacatgggacacggggggtgacaggggacatgggacacGGGGGGTACAGGGACATGGACACGGGACAGGGGCAGCGCCCGCACCTGCTgcacccagcctggggacagggacagggacatgggacaggggcagtgccCGCACCTGCTgcacccagcctggggacagggacagggacatggacacgGGACAAGGACACTGCCCACAACTGCTgcacccagcctggggacagggacatggacatgggacagggacagtgccagaaactgctgcacccagcctggggacagggacagggacatgggacagggacactgcctaCAACTGCTGCACCcaacctggggacagggacatgggagggATAGGGGACATGGACACGGGGGGACAtggacacggggggacaggggcagtgccCGCACCTACTGCACCCagcctgggggacagggacggggacagggacatgggagggacaggggcatggaagggacaggggacagggacatgggagggacagggacactgcccacaACTGCTGCACCCAGCCTGGGGGACAGAGACAtggacacggggggacagggacatggggcaggAACAGCCCGGGGATGTGGGTCAGGGAGCACAGGTGAGGAACCCCCAGAATATGGGATTGGGAATCAGGGACCCCCGAGGCACAGGGTGTGggcaggggggtttggggacccTCAGAATACGGGATTGGGAATCAGGGACCCCCGAGGCACAGGGTGTgggcagggggtttggggacccTCGAGGCACAGGGTGTGggcaggggggtttggggaccccCAAGCACAGAGGATGGGGGGCAGAAGGGTGCAGGTGAGGACCCCCAGGGTGGGGGGAATAATCCAGGGGAGTCCTGAACATCCCAAGGAGGGGTGAGAGGTGGGAGGGgagtgggagcagtgggaatggGGGACCCTCAACCCCCCCGAGGGGATGTGGGGTGAAGGGaaggtggggatttggggtgggggtccccTCTGACCTTCCTGCAGCACGGGCAGCTCCTCGCAGACCTCGGCCTGGCCCAGGAGctggcggcgccgggcgggggTCCCGGCACAGAGCTCCCGGGCGGTTTCGGGGGGCACCCCCTGCGCCCCCAGCATGGCCTCGAACTTGCCCAGGGCTGAGCCATCGTCCAGAGCCCGGGCCAGGCGCTCacggccctgctcggggccctgctccatcccgcactgccacagcagcaccccGCCTGCACCCCAAAGCGGGACACGGGCTGGGACCCCCACAGCCAGCCCCGCTCCTGGGACCCCCTAAAACCTGCCCCGCCGGGACAAGGAACAgggccgggaccccccccagccacccccgctcctgggacccccaaatcctgccccaccGGGACAAGGAacagggctgggaccccccccagccacccccgctcctgggagaccccaaatcctgccccgCCGGGACAAGGAGCAgggccgggaccccccaaatcctgccccgCCGGGACAAGGAGCAgggccgggaccccccaaatcctgccccgCCGGgacaaggagcagggctgggaccccccaCAGCCAGTCCCgctcctgccagccccccaaatcctgcccctccgggacaaggagcagggctgggaccccccccagccacccccgctcctgggaccccccaaatcctgccccgCCGGGACAAGGAGCAgggccgggaccccccaaatcctgccccgCCGGGACAAGGAGGAgagccgggaccccccccccagCCACCCCCgctcctgccagccccccaaatcctgccccaccGGGACaaggagcggggccgggaccCCCCATAGGCACCCCCGctcctgagaccccccaaatcctgccccgCCGGGACAAGGAGCAGGGCCGGGACCCCCCAGATCCTGCCCCACCGGgacaaggagcagggctgggacccccacccagccagccccactcctgccagcccccaaatcctgccccaccgggacaaggagcagggctgggagagggatcacaggaggggacagagggtgGTGGGACCCCGGGATTGAGGGGTCAGGACTGGACACTGGACCCTGagcccccccgtgtcccctcactgACCCAGGACGGTGACCAGGTGTCGCAGGTCgctggggccgctcccccccAGGCACTGGAGCGCCTCCAGCACCTCGAGCGCGTTGCCCACGGCGCGGCCCAGCGGCTGCTCCATGCGGGTCAGCAGGGCCGCGGTGCGGATCCCCAGCTGGGTGCCCACCTCCACCTGCGGGGACACCACGGGCTGGCGGGACAGCCAGCGGggaaaggacagggacagggcggggacagggatggataGGGGCAGggcggggacagggatggagaggtgcagggatggacagagagagaggcagagggtagggatggggacaggtggggacagggacagcgggcAGGGATAAGGGAcatgtggggacagggacagcgggcAGGGATAAGGGAcatgtggggacagggacagcgggcAGGGATAAGGGACATGTGGGGATAGGGATGGATAGGGGCAGGGATGGTCAGGGGcgagggcagggatggggacacgtggggacagggacagcgggcAGGGATAAGGAACAGGCAGGAATAGGGACAGATGGCAGGGATAAGGGAcatgtggggacagggacagcgggcAGGGATAAGGGACAGGCGCGGATAGGGATGGATAGGGGCAgagatggacagggatggataGGGGCAGAGATGGACAGGGACggagggcaggaatggggacacgtggggacagggacagagggcagggataagggacaggcagggacagggacagcgggcagggacaggagcagggacagggccaggcagggacagtgggaaggagaacagacagggacagggacagggagagcaggcagggatgggacacggggggacacggactggcagggacagggacagcgacagcgGGAATGGCCCCGGACAGCAGGGGGGGAGAGCGGGCAggagagagcacagggacagtgggaggggacAGACAGAGTTCAGGGCcggggacacgtggggacagggacaggggtaGAGGacaagcagggacaggagcagagtcaggagcagggacagtgggaaggagaacagacagggacaagggacggtgggcagggacagggacagcggacggggacagggacaggagcagggccaggcagggacGGAGGGAAGGAGGacagacaggagcagggagagcaggcagggatgggacatggggggacacggactggcagggacagggacagtgggcagggacaggagcagggacagcgggAATGGCCCCGGACAGCAGGCGGGGAGAGCGGGCAggagagagcacagggacagtgggaggggacagacagagttcagggcaggggacacgtggggacagggacagggatagaggacaagcagggacaggagcagagccaggagcagggacagtgggaaggagaacagacagggacaaggacaaggcagagcaggcaggggtgGGACACGGAGAGCCAGGGACAGCGAGCAGGGACAGAAGCAGAGACAGcggacaggagaggggacagggacagtggcaggggAGAGGTGCCCGAGGTGTCAccaggctctgtgccagctcccgTGCGCTCTCCTGGGTGGGGTACAGAGCTGCGCCCCCGAACTTCACATCGAGCACCAGCGCCGAGAGCCGCTCCGCCGCCTTCTTGCTGAGGATGGAGGCTGGGCCGGGcggaggggctgggggtcacCGCCTGCaccccgccccgctccgcctgtccccgtgtgtccctgtccccgtaCCGGTGATGAGGGGCAGGCTGTCCACGGTGGCCGTGACATCGCGCAGCCCGTAGAGCACCCGGTCGGCGGGCACCAGCTCCGCGCTCTGCCCCACGATGCAGCAGCCCACCCGCTCCAGGATGTGCCGCATCTGCGGGCACGGcgacaccccagggacacccagggacacctcagtgacacccagggacaccccagggacatccACACCCATCGGTACCCAGAACTCACAGGTATGCTACCAGCACCCATCCCTCCCCTTCAGACACCATCAGCACCCCATATCCCATTGCCActgacaccccagggacactcacACATCCACGGGCACCCCATGGGAACCCCCATCTTCTCCTGAGCCCTTCTGGGACCCCAGGAGAACCCAAAACCCTCTTCGGACCTCATGGACACCCCATTGTCACCCCACACCCCATGGACACCCCATTGGCACCCCACACCCCATGGACACCCCACTGAGTCCCCATCATCACCCCGTTGTCACCCCCACCCCCGTGCAGccccggtgtccccaagcccaCTTCCTGCAGGGTGTGGGGGTGCCCGTGGTGTCCCCGTCCCCCACCCCCGTCTGTCACCTCCTCGGGGCTCTGGGAGACGCGGAATCCGGGAATGGCCTCCAGCTTGTCCAGGGTGCCCCCGGTGTGACCCAGCCCGCGCCCGCTGATCATGGGCACCTAGGAGAgggcacaggtgggcacaggggacCATCCCCCgctccctgccccatccctgggtcCCCCTCACCTTGCAGCCGCAGGCGGCCAGCGCGggggccagggccaggctgaCCTTGTCCCCAACGCCACCGGTTGAGTGCTTGTCCACCACCAGCCCGTGCCAGGCGGGCGGCCAGGCCATTGTCCGGCCAGAGCTGGCCATGGCCTGGGTCAGGGCCAGGGTCTCACCCGCGTCCATGCCCCGCAGCCGGATGGCCATCAGCATGGCGCCTGCGGTGACAGCGGCCGGCTGTGTGTCACCTCCCCggtcccctcccctgtccccaacctGCCCCGTGCCTCGCAGCCAGATGCCATCAGcatggcacctggggacacgcgGGGCCACCTCAGTGccctccccaggaccctcaTCCGGCCACATCCCCTGGTGGTGACCCTCTGCCAcgtcctggtgtcccctcagccctgtcccctgctcacCCGGGGTGTCCCTCGCACGGCTGGGACGTCCCCTACCCCGGTGTCCCCTTGCGTGTCACTCCCCTGGCCATGTCCCCCCGGCTCTGTCCCCGTCCCATCGGCGCGTCCCCGGCCGTGTCTCCCtccccgggggtgtccccgcGCCCCTCCCTCCCGCACCgatctgtccctgctgcacGGTGCCCTCGGTGACGCCGCGCACGAAGCTCCGGATCTCGGCGTCCTCCAGGCGCTCCCCGTCCCGCTTCTTGCGGATCAGCGTGGGGAGAGGGGTCGGGGCGTCCATCCCGGTCCCGGACAGCTGGCACCCCGCTTCGGGACAGCTGGCACCCCGCTTTGGGACAGCTGGCACCCCGCTTCGGGCCACCCCGATGTGGCACCGAGGGCAGCCGAGCCCGCCCGGTGCCCGCCCGGTTCCCGCACGGCCGCGCCTCCCCCGGCGCTGCTGGGACTTGCCCGTGCCCgacccggcccggcccggcctggccccGTGCCCGTGCCCGCTGCCCGCGGGCGGCTCCGGCCGTGGACTTTGAGCCCGGGACAACGAGCGGGACACGGGAGAGGCCGCGGAGGGGGGTGACACGGGGGGTGACACGGGGGGTGACACGGGGGATGGCCCCAGGTCCCTCATTCGCCGTGactctgccctgccagggacCGCCCCCATCCCACATGTCCCACGGAGCGGAGGGAGTCCCCAAGGCGCGGGGCACTCGTGTCCCCTCCcggtttggtgtccccagagccaccaaaGCCCCGCGGTCCTGGGTGGGATGGGactggagaagggagagggTTGGTACCACACCCCACCTTGGGGTCCCCTCGCCAGGGTCTCCCCCTCAGGATGGGCAAGGGGCGGCTTTAGGGGATCCCCCGCCCCGCAGTGCGACGCAGCGGGACAGAAGGAGAGCGAGCGAGTGCTGCTGCAGGTCGTGTTTGTCACAGGATGGCAATGTCACCCCCGTCCCCGCTCCCCCCTACGGGCGCGAGTCCATCACGGGGATCACGCTTTCCGAGTGGCGCACGCCGAACGTCTGTCCTTGTTTCTGGCTCTGCGGGGGAACAGAGAGGGTGTGAAGGTTAGGGGCTGTGGGTCCCTGTCCCCGAaccctgtccccgtccctgtccccgtccccgcTCACCTGCTTGGGGCTGTAGTCGCTGGGGCCGGGGGTGTGTGAGACGGCGCGGGGGCGGCTCCGGCCCGTCATGGTGCAGCGGGGAGCGCGCGTCATGTACACATTGGTGTCCACGGTGCTGTATTTGCTGGGTCCTGGGGTctgcggggacaggggagggTGACGAGACCTCCTGGACCCCGTACTCTCGGTACCCGGACCCCCGGCACCCCACACCTTGGCACTCCAACCCCCCAGACCCTTGGCACCCTGACCCCCCATACCCTTGGCACCCCATACCCTTGGCACCTCAATCCCCCACCCCCTCGGtaccccagcccccagcccccctgcaccccagtCCCTTTGCacctgctccccctgccccccaatCCCCCGTCACCCCCCGGTCCTCACCGTTTTCTTGTTTTCGAAAATGCTGGGGCCTCTCCCGGTCATGGTGCATTGAGGAGCCGATTTCTTGTTCACCAGGTGTGGGCCCATCACGGGGGGCAGCTGGTAGCTGCCAGGgcctgggggggaggggacacggctCAGGGGGTCACAGGGGCTTCACCCTCCCAcgggtggggagggaaggctCAGCCCCGGGGTGCTGGGGGGTCAGCCCGACCAGGGGGTGGTGGGGAGCCCAGTCTGGCCCAGGGGGATCCCAGCCCGAGGAGGACATGgggggccagcccagcccagggggtGATGGGGGGTCCCGGCTCAGGGGTGAGATGggattccagcccagcccctgaaGAGATTAGGGGGTCCCAGCCCACGTGGGATAATGGGGTTCCCTGTCCAGGTAGGAATTTAGagggtcccagccccagggagatGACGGGGTCCCAGTCCAGGTGGAAAAATGGGGTTCCCTGTCCAGGTAGGGATAATGAGGGTTCCAGCCCAGGTGGGATAATGGTGGTCCCAGCCCAGATGGGAATTTAGAGGGTTCCAGCCCAGGTGGGATAACGGGGTCCCAGCCCAGGTAGGAATTTAGAGAGTCTCAGTCCAGGTAGGAATTTAGAGGGTCCCAGCCCAGGTAGGATAATGGGGTCCCAACCCAGGTAAGATTACAGGGTCCCAGCCCCGGAGGAATTTAGAgggtcccagccccaggtgggATAACGGGGTCCCAGCCCGAGGGACGCGGGGGTCCCAGCCCACGTAGGAATTTAGGAGGTTCCAGCCCAGGTAGGATAACAGGGTCCTCGCCCCAGAGGAATTTAGAGGGTCCCAGCCCAGGTAGGATAACAGGGTCCCAGCCCTAGAAGAATTTAGAGGGTCCCAGCCCCGGAGGAATGTAGAGGATTCCAGCCCAGGTAAGATAACGGGGTCCCATCCCCGAAGGAATTTAGagggtcccagccccaggaaggaTAACGgggtcccagccctggaggaATTTAGGGGGTCCCAGCCCGGGGGACGCGGGGGTCCCATCCCGCCCCCCCTCACCTGGCGTCTGCTGCGGTTTGTCCTGGCGGCCGCGGGACGTGACGGAGCAGGCGGGGGCCGAGGGCAGGGTCATCCTGTCGGCCAGCTCGGGGGAGTAATAGGCTGCGAGGGGCGAGAGGGGTCAGCCCCCAAAGCTCGGGGGGCTTCTGCCCggcccctccctccctccgtgGCTCACCTGGCCCGGGTGTGTCGCTGGCCCGGCGCTGGCGGGCCCGGCCGCTCATGGTGAAGGCGGGCCCGCGGTCCCGGCCCCGGGCGGTGCAGCCGGTGGGCACCATGTACTGCGGGCCGGGGGAGCGCGGCAGCTCGGGGTCGCCCAGCCGGAGCCCGAAGCTGAATGCGGGAGCGCGCTGGGTGGAGGGATCGCAGTGCTCGTAgcctggggatgggatgggatgggatgggatggacagcGGCTCGGTGGGACTGTCCTGCCCGTGCTGTCCCCGCGGGCCCCGCCGTGCCGCACTCACCGATACCGCTGGGCAGCCCGTACtgggggccggggctgcggAACTGGGACGCCACGGGCACCCGGGGCCGGTGCGGTCTCCAGGAGCCCACCCAGCGGTGCTTGGAcatgggggggtggggggcgtTGCTGGTGCTCCTCAGGGTCGCTCCCCGCGCCGCTGCCCTCGGGGGAAGGTGGCAGTGCCCGGGCCGGACggggtggcagcagcggcgCCGGCGCGCGGTGGTGGCAGCGGCGCCCTGGTGACAAGTGACACTGCCGCGGGGACGCGGGTGGCGGCGGCGGAGTGGGGGACGTGGTGTCACAATGGCCGCGGGGTTCCAGCGTCGTGTCACCGCGGTGACAACGGTGACAGCGCCGGGGAGGGAACGCCGAGAACCCCGGGGATGCGTTCCAAAAAGGCGCCCCAAAAATGCGCCCCGAAAATGCATCCCCAGTGGGTACATCtcaaaaatacacccaaaaaatacaccccaaaaatgcacCCCGAAAATGCATCCCCAGTGGGTATATCTcaaaaatacaccccaaaaatgcacCCCGAAAATGCACCCCCAGTGGGTACATCTCAAaatgcaccccaaaaatgaaccccaaaaatgcacCCCGAAAATGCATCCCTAGTGGGTACATCTCaaaaaatacaccccaaaaatactcCCCATGGATACATCCCAAAAATGCACCCCGGAAATGCACCCCCAGTGGGTACATCTCAAAAatgcaccccaaaaatacaccccaaaCATACACCAAATAAATACACGCCCCCGTAGATACAGCTCaaaaaatacaccccaaaaatgtACCCCACGGATCCACCCAATAAATACACCCCCCGTGGATACACCCCCAAAATAAATATCCCCCGGGGGATAACCCCCAAAATACACTCCCAATGTACTTTTATATCTCAAAAATACACCTCAAAAATGCACCCCATGGGTACATTCCATAGATACACCCCCATAGATATATcccaaaaatacaccccaaaaatacagcCCATGGATACAACCCAAAAATGCACCCCCAGTGgataaatttcaaaaaatacaccccaaacatacaccccaaaaatgcacCCCATGGATACAACCCAAAAATACACCCCATGGGTACATCCAAAACatacaccccaaaaatgcccccCACACatacaccccaaaaacacatcCCATAGatacaccccaaaaacaaatcccatagatacaccccaaaaacacatcCCATAGATGCAGCCCCTGCACCCCACGGATGCACCCCCACACCGCATGTCTGACCCCATGgagaggacagagggacaggaggggacaggaggggacaggagggacagggagacacAGGAGCgcaaggacagagggacaggaggggacaggaggggacaggaggggacagagagacacAGGAGCacaaggacagagggacaggaggggacaggagggacaggagggacagggagacacAGGAGCacaaggacagagggacaggaggggacaggagggacaggagcacaaggacagagggacaggaggggacaggaggggacaggaggggacaggagggacagggagacacAGGAGCacaaggacagagggacaggaggggacagagagacacAGGAGCacaaggacagagggacaggaggggacaggaggggacaggaggggacagagagacacAGGAGCacaaggacagagggacaggaggggacaggagggacaggagggacagggagacacAGGAGCacaaggacagagggacaggaggggacaggagggacagggagacacAGGAGCacaaggacagggggacaggaggggacaggagggacagggagacacaaggacagagggacaggaggggacagaagggacaggagggacagggagacacAGGAGCacaaggacagagggacaggaggggccAGGGAGACacaaggacagagggacaggaggggacatgggaggggacacagggacggTGGGGGAACGTGGAGACTTGGGGGCATGAGCGAcacatgggggacatggggacatctgGAGatcatggggacatggggacagggtgatgtggggacattggaggggtcacagggatgtggggacacggggacacagaaACTGGTTGAGACCCCTGGGGatgccttggggacacctgtTGGGGACACCCCTCCTCTTGGGGACACTCCatcccttggggacaccccatcccttggggacacctctgTCCTGGGGTCACCTCTGTCCTGG
This genomic interval from Catharus ustulatus isolate bCatUst1 chromosome 4, bCatUst1.pri.v2, whole genome shotgun sequence contains the following:
- the LOC116995513 gene encoding protein SCO2 homolog, mitochondrial, giving the protein MLRSLRPLPQLCPALRPPSRRLSSPPSPALPLRHRLAVASAVAAVASAGWLYLRHQKEQQQRARRLRHLRELSLGQGDFELRDTSGTPRRKADLLGRWVLLYFGFTHCPDVCPEELQKLSRAVELLERDRALPPVQPVFVTVDPERDDEAALARYLRDFHPRLLGLTGTPEQLREAAAKFRVYVSAGPRDADGDYVVDHSVLTFLLDPDGILRDCYGRSRTAEELARSVRAHMDTFEALPPAGRE
- the LOC116995146 gene encoding thymidine phosphorylase, whose amino-acid sequence is MRDLGPSPVSPPVSPPVSPPSAASPVSRSLSRAQSPRPEPPAGSGHGHGARPGRAGSGTGKSQQRRGRRGRAGTGRAPGGLGCPRCHIGVARSGVPAVPKRGASCPEAGCQLSGTGMDAPTPLPTLIRKKRDGERLEDAEIRSFVRGVTEGTVQQGQIGAMLMAIRLRGMDAGETLALTQAMASSGRTMAWPPAWHGLVVDKHSTGGVGDKVSLALAPALAACGCKVPMISGRGLGHTGGTLDKLEAIPGFRVSQSPEEMRHILERVGCCIVGQSAELVPADRVLYGLRDVTATVDSLPLITASILSKKAAERLSALVLDVKFGGAALYPTQESARELAQSLVEVGTQLGIRTAALLTRMEQPLGRAVGNALEVLEALQCLGGSGPSDLRHLVTVLGGVLLWQCGMEQGPEQGRERLARALDDGSALGKFEAMLGAQGVPPETARELCAGTPARRRQLLGQAEVCEELPVLQEGWVQQVRALPLARVLHHLGAGRARAGDPVNLRVGAELLVGTGQHLRAGQPWLRLHHEGTLSAQARRELQDALCLAPEPPRDLPPLVAETILPSGSVRDSQ
- the ODF3B gene encoding outer dense fiber protein 3B translates to MSGRARQRRASDTPGPAYYSPELADRMTLPSAPACSVTSRGRQDKPQQTPGPGSYQLPPVMGPHLVNKKSAPQCTMTGRGPSIFENKKTTPGPSKYSTVDTNVYMTRAPRCTMTGRSRPRAVSHTPGPSDYSPKQSQKQGQTFGVRHSESVIPVMDSRP